From one Kwoniella dejecticola CBS 10117 chromosome 2, complete sequence genomic stretch:
- a CDS encoding ribosomal protein S12 — protein sequence MNPARSLLSLTASFSRLAVRPQAAFASSSRSTVSSIPFASKEMRGFASSSRCEATIQQVLRGARKSSKRKSTVPLLDNCFQKKAVCAKVYTTKPRKPNSAVRKVARVKLSNGSMTTAYIPGEGHNLQEHSVVLVRGGGAKDLPGVRYKIIRGALDLNGVAGRISARSKFGVKKAKK from the exons ATGAACCCCGCAAGATCACTACTGTCGCTCACGGCGTCCTTCTCGCGACTGGCTGTAAGGCCGCAAGCGGCCTttgcttcctcctctcgaTCGACTGTCTCATCGATACCTTTTGCCAGCAAGGAAATGAGAGgattcgcttcttcctctagATGCGAGGCGACCAttcaacaag TCCTAAGGGGAGCTCGTAAATCATCTAAACGAAAGTCCACCGTGCCACTGTTGGACAATTGTTTCCAGAAGAAAGCCGTCTGCGCAAAAGTGTACACGACGAAACCGCGTAAACCCAATTCGGCCGTTCGGAAAGTCGCTAGAGTCAAGTTGAGTAATGGATCAATGACGACGGCGTACATACCTGGAGAAGGACATAATTTGCAGGAACACAGTGTGGTGTTGGTCAGAGGAGGTGGTGCCAAGGATTTACCGGGTGTCAGG TACAAGATCATCCGAGGAGCACTGGATTTGAACGGTGTAGCAGGTCGGATATCGGCTAGGTCGAAAttcggag tcaagaaggccaagaagtGA
- a CDS encoding eukaryotic translation initiation factor 3 subunit F, whose protein sequence is MSLDTSSSAIHLNLPPSSSNQIRPPTLITIHPSVVASILTHHSRKPTEADSSNRVIGTLMGSRSENGQEIDVRASFAVPHKEDENQIAVDMPFQQGMMQLLGKTGAKESIVGWYATHPTLNAYSALIQNYFSGETSPHPSIHLTIDTELDPSGKGLGIKGWVSTQLGLSPKPENCAFLPVPVVIKYAQSERAALDLLTAPAPTPSPSLPPLPTLSASLNQLSTLIEQALTYVQSVNNGSQQPDAEVGRYLLEGLGRWSGSESNEDEGGVKAGLQDTLTVSYLSNLVRSQVELAGRLALLQQTPAS, encoded by the exons atgtctctCGATACCTCCTCCTCGGCTATTCACCTCAatcttcctccctcttcttccaaccaAAT CCGACCACCTACTTTGATCACCATCCACCCCTCAGTCGTCGCCTCAATCCTCACGCACCACTCTAGGAAACCGACCGAAGCTGATTCCTCCAACCGAGTAATCGGTACATTGATGGGTTCGAGGTCGGAGAACGGCCAAGAGATCGATGTCCGAGCTTCATTCGCTGTCCCGCacaaggaagatgagaaccAGATCGCCGTGGATATGCCTTTCCAACAAGGAATGATGCAATTACTGGGAAAGACCGGTGCTAAGGAATCCATCGTTGGCTG GTACGCTACTCACCCCACACTTAATGCTTACTCTGCTCTGATCCAAAATTACTTCTCTGGTGAAACCTCTCCTCACCCCTCGATCCACTTGACCATCGATACCGAGCTCGACCCCTCCGGCAAAGGATTAGGCATAAAAGGATGGGTGTCCACTCAATTAGGTCTGAGCCCTAAACCTGAGAACTGCGCTTTCTTACCTGTTCCCGTGGTCATCAAGTACGCTCAAAGCGAAAGAGCTGCAC TCGACTTGTTGACCGCTCCTGCACCGACACCTTCACCgtcgcttcctcctcttcctacCCTCTCAGCCTCTTTGAACCAATTGTCCACCCTCATCGAGCAAGCTCTCACCTACGTACAATCGGTGAACAACGGATCGCAACAGCCCGATGCTGAGGTCGGACGATACTTGCTTGAAGGATTAGGTAGATGGTCTGGATCGGAGTCcaacgaggacgaaggaggCGTCAAGGCTGGTCTGCAAGATACTTTGACCGTATCGTACTTGAGCAATCTGGTCagaagtcaagtcgagcttgCGGGAAGATTGGCTTTGTTGCAGCAGACTCCTGCTTCATAG